A single window of Eisenibacter elegans DSM 3317 DNA harbors:
- a CDS encoding tetratricopeptide repeat protein, translating to MHSYPSFWLIVFLLCVGGMPLAAQDRSAEAEDWITRGTRYHNEGRYDEAIQAYTKAIEIFPHLSRYYWYRGTTYFVKQRYRDALADYNRALPDYPQAYENRAYLKYELKDYRGAIEDISLLLGIVEQEKDEHYAFRALCFAALRNFRAACHDYQEAQKLGFKKTPSYEKYCQEAATQAALPADSLQKILDAADSLSQIVAKQPTSPDSAQLAIDSLDQAKVQAPTKPLPSLRRYFWALFVFLLIASLSGAWAYYHFRKKANNNDDDVVS from the coding sequence ATGCACTCATACCCAAGCTTTTGGCTTATTGTCTTCTTGCTTTGCGTAGGCGGTATGCCTCTGGCGGCTCAAGACCGCAGCGCTGAGGCCGAAGACTGGATCACAAGAGGCACACGCTACCACAACGAAGGCCGCTACGACGAAGCCATCCAAGCCTACACCAAGGCCATCGAGATTTTCCCCCACCTCAGCCGCTATTATTGGTATCGGGGAACAACCTACTTCGTAAAACAACGCTACCGAGATGCTCTGGCCGATTATAACCGCGCCCTGCCCGATTATCCGCAGGCCTACGAAAATCGCGCTTACCTCAAGTATGAACTGAAGGATTACCGAGGGGCCATCGAAGATATCAGCCTATTGCTGGGTATTGTAGAGCAGGAAAAAGATGAGCACTATGCCTTTCGAGCACTCTGTTTTGCGGCTCTGCGCAACTTCCGCGCTGCCTGTCACGACTACCAAGAAGCCCAAAAATTGGGGTTCAAAAAAACCCCTAGTTACGAAAAATATTGCCAAGAGGCCGCTACACAGGCAGCCCTACCTGCCGATAGTCTCCAAAAAATATTAGACGCTGCCGACAGTTTGTCCCAAATTGTGGCCAAACAACCAACATCACCCGACAGCGCCCAACTGGCTATCGATAGCCTAGACCAAGCCAAGGTACAAGCCCCCACCAAGCCCCTCCCCAGCCTTAGACGCTATTTTTGGGCTTTGTTCGTCTTTTTGTTGATAGCCTCTCTCAGTGGGGCTTGGGCTTATTACCATTTTCGGAAAAAGGCGAATAACAACGACGATGATGTTGTTTCTTAG